In Oryzias melastigma strain HK-1 linkage group LG10, ASM292280v2, whole genome shotgun sequence, a single window of DNA contains:
- the scyl1 gene encoding N-terminal kinase-like protein yields MWSFFARDPVKDFGYEILPDSPERSGIWNLHRGKRKTSGEPVSVFVYEVSQGTEQQTQLAKAAFKRMKTLRHPNILAYVDGLETDKSLYLVTEQVTPLAVHLKAQTEKGGVGELEVSWGLHQIVKALSFLVNDCHLLHNNMGIWAIFVDRAGEWKLGALDHVAPEQGDPSGVSLPEPKSVYPDMEKYDPPEMSNNSREKWAGEVWRLGCLIWEVFNGPLPRTSSLRSLGKIPKSLVPHYCELVGANPRARPNPARFLQNCRAPGGFLSNSFVESNLFLEEIQIKEPSEKQQFFQDLSDNLDSFPEDFCKHKVLPQLLTAFEFGNAGAVILTPLFKVGKFLSADEYQQKIIPVIVKMFSSTDRAMRIRLLQQMEQFIQYLNEAAVNSQIFPHVVHGFTDTNPAIREQTVKSMLLLAPKLNETNLNQELMRHFARLQARDEQGPIRCNTTVCLGKIASYLNAGTRQRILISAFSRATKDPFPASRAAGVLGFAATHNYYSITEIAGRILPTLCTVTVDPDKNVRDQTFKAIKSFLSKLEMVSEDPTKLSEIEKDVESSAQPAGASSSWAGWAVTGVSSLTSKLIRNTPVTEGGATPEGSEPANNTASLSGAIGASAAGSEDKSPGASVAPPAASTHTRRTVEVTDDNNEPVGDRWEDEEDWGSLEEPGKTPTDDWNTDWSGMSSSKKKASDRGVGHSSTSMAVKKQSSDWSSSGWDADDSWSNEKEGQGQSSAGEEGWGNDWGEEEADTTKKPSPLPEGVRLASEYNWDTSSTVKGSSQNDLFASVSQRNNAVGTGGDGWTAETAGDWGADESWESVEGSQSLSKAELSKKKREERRKELEAKRAERKAAKGPLKLGARKLD; encoded by the exons ATGTGGTCCTTTTTCGCCAGGGATCCAGTCAAAGACTTCGGATATGAAATTCTCCCAGACAGCCCAGAAAGGTCCGGGATTTGGAATCTACATCGAGGGAAACGGAAG ACCTCCGGAGAGCCCGTGTCCGTGTTCGTGTACGAGGTGTCCCAAGGAACCGAGCAGCAGACCCAGCTCGCCAAGGCGGCCTTCAAAAGAATGAAGACCCTGCGGCATCCCAACATTCTGGCCTATGTGGACGGCCTGGAG ACGGATAAGAGCCTGTACCTGGTAACTGAGCAGGTGACGCCTCTAGCCGTCCACCTGAAGGCGCAGACAGAAAAAGGTGGTGTGGGGGAGCTGGAAGTGTCCTGGGGTCTGCACCAGATAGTG aAAGCACTGAGTTTTTTGGTGAATGACTGCCACCTGCTCCATAATAACATGGGCATATGGGCCATTTTTGTGGACCGGGCTGGGGAGTGGAAGCTTGGCGCTCTTGATCATGTGGCCCCTGAGCAGGGTGACCCCAGCGGGGTCTCTCTACCTGAACCAAAATCTGTTTATCCAGACATGGAGAAGTATGACCCGCCAGAGATGTCCAACAACAGCAGAGAGAAGTG GGCAGGGGAGGTGTGGCGACTTGGTTGTCTGATTTGGGAAGTGTTTAACGGGCCTCTACCTCGCACTTCCTCCCTACGTTCACTGGGAAAG ATTCCTAAGTCACTGGTTCCTCACTACTGTGAGTTGGTTGGAGCCAATCCCCGCGCCCGGCCAAATCCAGCCCGCTTTCTTCAGAACTGTAGGGCGCCCGGTGGGTTTCTGAGTAACAGCTTTGTGGAGAGCAACCTTTTTCTGGAAGAGATCCAG ATCAAAGAGCCATCCGAGAAGCAGCAGTTCTTCCAGGATCTGAGTGACAATCTGGACTCCTTCCCTGAAGATTTCTGCAAACACAAAGTTCTTCCTCAGCTGCTCACCGCCTTTGAGTTTGGCAACGCAGGCGCAGTCATTCTCACGCCGCTCTTCAAG GTGGGGAAGTTCCTGTCAGCAGACGAGTATCAGCAGAAGATCATTCCTGTCATCGTGAAAATGTTTTCCTCCACCGACCGAGCCATGAGGATACGACTTCTGCAGCAG ATGGAGCAGTTCATTCAGTATCTCAACGAGGCTGCAGTTAACTCCCAGATATTCCCTCACGTTGTTCACGGCTTCACAGACACCAATCCTGCCATCAGGGAGCAGACTGTAAAG TCCATGCTGCTGTTGGCTCCCAAACTCAACGAGACAAACCTAAACCAAGAGCTGATGCGTCACTTTGCGCGGCTGCAGGCCAGAGACGAGCAAGGCCCCATACGCTGCAACACAACTGTCTGTCTGGGGAAAATCGCCTCCTACCTCAACGCCGGG ACTCGACAGCGAATTCTGATTTCTGCCTTTTCTCGAGCGACTAAAGACCCGTTTCCTGCTTCCCGTGCTGCTGGCGTCCTGGGCTTTGCTGCTACGCACAACTACTACAGCATAACGGAGATCGCTGGGCGAATCCTGCCCACCCTCTGCACCGTCACTGTTGACCCTGACAAGAACGTCAGAGATCAG ACATTTAAAGCCATCAAGAGTTTTCTTTCCAAACTAGAGATGGTGTCAGAAGATCCCACCAAACTGTCTGAAATTG AGAAGGACGTCGAGTCCAGCGCTCAGCCTGCGGGGGCGTCCTCTAGCTGGGCTGGCTGGGCAGTGACCGGGGTGTCGTCGCTGACTTCCAAGTTGATTCGAAATACCCCGGTGACGGAAGGGGGTGCCACACCTGAGGGCAGCGAGCCGGCTAACAACACCGCTTCGTTGAGCGGCGCCATCGGAGCCTCAGCAGCCG GCTCAGAAGATAAAAGTCCAGGAGCCTCTGTGGCTCCTCCAGCTGCCTCCACTCACACCAGACGCACCGTTGAGGTCACTGACGATAACAATGAGCCAGTTGGAGACCGATGGGAAGATGAAGAGGACTGGGGAAGTTTGGAG GAGCCGGGGAAAACCCCCACGGATGACTGGAACACCGACTGGTCGGGAATGTCATCATCCAAAAAGAAGGCCAGTGACAGAGGA gTGGGTCATTCATCCACCTCCATGGCCGTGAAGAAGCAGAGCTCTGATTGGAGCAGCTCCGGTTGGGATGCAGACGACAGCTGGTCCAATGAGAAAGAAGGCCAGGGACAGAGCTCTGCAGGCGAGGAAGGCTGGGGCAACGactggggggaggaggaggcggaCACCACTAAAAAACCTTCGCCTCTGCCTGAGGGAGTGCGGTTAGCCAGCGAGTACAACTGGGACACAAGCAGCACGGTGAAAGGCTCCTCCCAGAATGATTTGTTTGCAAGCGTGTCCCAGAGAAACAACGCTGTCGGCACG GGTGGAGATGGTTGGACTGCAGAAACAGCTGGAGACTGGGGAGCCGATGAGAGCTGGGAGTCGGTGGAAGGGAGTCAGA GTCTTAGTAAAGCAGAGTTGTCCAAAAAGAAACGTGAGGAGAGGAGAAAAGAACTGGAGGCCAAGCGAGCGGAGCGGAAAGCGGCTAAAGGTCCTCTGAAGCTGGGAGCACGCAAGCTGGACTGA
- the LOC112153756 gene encoding phospholipase A and acyltransferase 3: MAPTLYDVKPEPGDLIEIYRGSYQHWAVYVGDGFVVHMAPPFEGPDAGSSSMMSVLTEKAMVKREELWDVVGTHKWKINNSLDEEYKPRPPRDIVAEACALVGQELPYCIFRGNCEHFVNELRYGKAESRQVRKAGEAVMVAGVAAAVGLGFVALAGALFGAFNKKDKNNQ, from the exons ATGGCTCCAACACTG TACGATGTGAAACCTGAGCCAGGCGACTTGATCGAGATCTATCGTGGCTCTTATCAACATTGGGCAGTGTATGTTGGCGATGGCTTCGTTGTTCACATGGCGCCACCCT TTGAAGGTCCGGATGCTGGTTCCAGCAGCATGATGTCGGTCCTAACGGAGAAGGCCATGGTGAAGAGAGAGGAGCTCTGGGATGTTGTGGGAACCCATAAGTGGAAGATCAACAACAGTCTGGATGAAGAGTACAAGCCTCGCCCGCCTCGTGACATTGTGGCAGAGGCCTGTGCGCTGGTGGGCCAGGAGCTGCCGTACTGCATCTTCAGGGGGAACTGTGAGCATTTCGTCAATGAGCTACGTTACGGCAAAGCTGAGTCCCGACAG GTGCGTAAAGCAGGAGAGGCCGTGATGGTGGCGGGCGTGGCTGCCGCCGTGGGCCTGGGTTTCGTAGCTCTGGCAGGAGCTCTGTTCGGAGCCTTTAATAAGAAAGACAAGAACAACCAATGA
- the ints5 gene encoding integrator complex subunit 5, translated as MLNDPAMSVVCDGGPLKAMQSSHSLTAQTTLSAQELSQEIKSFISGVDAVNGRKLSVREHARCAVRLLRSVPACREAVLEHLRGVYDEHVSAFLVNLETEGSSTSGGNSNLEDIIQEVHVVLSEFIRLNPRAWAPLVSTWAVDLLGQLSSKHAGRRVAPHSASLNELLQLWMSCASTRSLMEAYSQCLAAMLAWCPDACVDALLDTSVQHSPHFDWVVAHIGSAFPGTIISRVLACGLKDFCSHGAKDQGPLIMGMDKGNRIPKIGSVVGILGHLAAHHSESIRKELLRMFQESLSPSSPLSPTSSSTSWESSPQLRRSAVPFLLQLAAMSPNLFGAVSAELVEQLRPPILLQLQALLQVLPKEELENMLGLAVHLISQSPTGGARVLKFLADTATPASVIISGPTPSPHEGVREGCDRLLQMLLLHLHKLVFNRSDGAEVSPHTSASSQPQRVIPFLEELRSHVAQLCAETLRLERKRHLWLHQLLCLLAVYGGPSVATETLCQLLTQARNPEELALAWQLHTTLSSCMVGLIPAAVAHSVAQIHTHTLGPRQLKQLLLNLSIAIQSQDEERRGAGAQSSMAVQVGSAVSGHLHDFCPLLLHSDTAVSHAAARLLSCSPLPRTSSPAHLLLLSRAAVTHFFVALRKRVEAGNVGRDGAQAGEAVNCSVLILSRFAAYSPLTLKAILQQLAEGALHKGNADLFGGQVADMSGAPVTNPSVSSDLGASLLDINCRFGTSVNFSGSVWSVFHAGVIGKGLKHRTASQQPDPAGVIRNIQTLVEVIVQCCTSSGLNGTPSPSDPEEPLPINAEAAKVIAVTLVENVCPDVANGELSWPPEEHARTTVERDIHIRRCFEAHPVLFPLLQVVAAGRPALCYCSAVLRGLMATLLAHWEASREASTTDSPWHLQASCLLVSCMGEGQLLPPVLANVHEAFPHLNPFEVRLLLLAVWEYVRGNGPLPQKFVFSSEKGMFCRDFSRDGDVARYVAPIHSVLHKNIDRLGHLCWRFQL; from the exons ATGCTAAACGACCCAGCCATGTCCGTGGTTTGTGATGGGGGTCCGCTGAAAGCGATGCAGAGTTCTCACAGCCTCACCGCCCAGACAACCCTGAG TGCCCAGGAGCTGTCTCAGGAGATCAAGTCCTTCATCAGTGGTGTTGATGCAGTTAATGGCCGAAAGCTCAGCGTCAGGGAGCACGCTCGCTGCGCCGTGCGGCTGCTGCGCTCGGTCCCTGCCTGTCGAGAGGCAGTGCTGGAGCATCTCAGGGGCGTGTATGATGAGCATGTGTCTGCTTTCTTGGTCAATCTGGAGACAGAGGGTAGTTCCACCTCAGGAGGGAACTCCAATCTTGAGGACATCATACAG GAGGTACACGTTGTGCTGTCAGAGTTCATCCGTCTTAATCCGAGAGCATGGGCACCCTTGGTGTCTACCTGGGCTGTGGACCTGCTCGGTCAGCTGAGCAGCAAGCACGCGGGGCGCCGGGTGGCCCCCCACTCTGCCAGCCTCAacgagctgctgcagctctggatGTCTTGCGCTTCCACTCGCTCCCTCATGGAAGCCTACTCGCAATGTTTGGCTGCAATGCTGGCGTGGTGCCCTGACGCCTGCGTGGACGCACTGTTGGACACCTCAGTACAGCACTCCCCACATTTTGACTGGGTGGTGGCTCATATTGGCTCAGCTTTCCCAGGAACCATTATCAGCAGGGTGTTGGCCTGTGGGCTAAAAGACTTCTGCTCCCATGGTGCTAAGGACCAAGGGCCACTGATAATGGGAATGGATAAAGGTAATAGAATCCCCAAAATTGGCTCGGTGGTTGGAATTCTCGGCCACCTTGCAGCACATCACTCTGAAAGCATTCGAAAGGAGCTGCTCAGGATGTTTCAGGAAAGTCTGAGTCCTTCAAGCCCGCTTTCTCCTACTTCGTCATCAACCTCTTGGGAAAGCTCCCCTCAACTTCGACGGTCTGCAGTTCCATTTCTGCTACAGCTCGCTGCCATGTCCCCAAACCTTTTCGGCGCTGTGTCTGCTGAGCTTGTAGAGCAGCTACGCCCACCAATTCTGCTCCAGCTGCAGGCTCTGCTGCAAGTTCTCCCTAAGGAAGAACTGGAAAACATGCTGGGGCTTGCTGTCCATCTGATCAGCCAGAGCCCAACAGGAGGAGCTAGAGTCCTCAAATTCCTTGCAGACACAGCCACCCCAGCTTCTGTGATTATCTCTGGACCGACCCCCTCACCTCATGAAGGAGTCAGAGAAGGCTGTGACCGCCTTCTGCAGATGCTGCTCCTGCATCTCCACAAGCTGGTCTTCAATCGCTCTGATGGAGCTGAGGTCAGCCCTCATACTTCTGCCTCCTCGCAGCCTCAGCGGGTGATTCCTTTCTTGGAGGAGCTGCGCTCTCATGTAGCGCAGCTGTGTGCTGAAACCCTGCGTCTGGAGCGAAAGCGTCACCTGTGGCTGCATCAGCTACTCTGTCTTCTGGCAGTGTATGGGGGTCCCAGTGTTGCCACAGAGACCCTCTGCCAGCTCCTTACACAAGCCCGTAACCCAGAAGAGTTGGCTCTTGCCTGGCAGCTGCACACCACCCTCTCATCGTGCATGGTGGGACTCATTCCTGCAGCTGTAGCTCACTCAGTGGCACAGATACACACTCACACCTTGGGACCTCGACAGCTTAAGCAGTTACTGCTTAACCTTTCCATAGCCATCCAAAGTCAGGATGAAGagagaagaggagcaggagctCAGTCTTCCATGGCGGTTCAGGTGGGCTCGGCCGTCTCAGGACATCTTCATGATTTCTGCCCGCTCCTTTTGCATAGCGATACAGCCGTTTCTCATGCTGCAGCCCGCCTGCTGTCATGCAGCCCGCTCCCTCGCACATCTTCCCCAGCACACCTGCTCCTGCTGTCCCGGGCGGCTGTCACTCATTTCTTTGTAGCACTGCGGAAACGTGTGGAGGCTGGGAACGTGGGTAGAGATGGGGCACAGGCGGGAGAGGCTGTGAACTGTTCAGTTCTGATTTTATCTCGGTTCGCAGCATACTCCCCTCTCACTCTGAAGGCAATCCTTCAGCAGCTGGCAGAGGGCGCGCTGCATAAAGGCAATGCCGACCTGTTTGGAGGGCAGGTTGCAGACATGTCAGGAGCCCCAGTGACAAACCCCTCAGTGTCCTCTGATCTGGGAGCGTCTCTACTCGATATAAACTGTCGCTTTGGCACAAGCGTTAATTTTTCCGGAAGTGTGTGGTCTGTTTTTCACGCAGGGGTGATTGGAAAGGGGCTTAAGCATCGCACTGCCTCACAGCAGCCTGACCCAGCAGGAGTCATCCGG AACATCCAGACTCTTGTTGAGGTCATAGTTCAGTGCTGCACCTCTTCTGGCCTCAATGGCACTCCGTCACCCTCTGACCCCGAGGAACCCCTTCCCATCAATGCAGAGGCAGCCAAGGTTATAGCAGTAACTCTGGTGGAAAACGTCTGTCCAGATGTGGCCAATGGGGAGTTATCATGGCCTCCCGAGGAGCACGCTCGCACCACAGTGGAGCGAGACATCCACATCAGACGTTGCTTTGAGGCCCACCCCGTGCTCTTCCCTCTACTTCAGGTGGTAGCGGCTGGACGACCGGCTCTGTGCTACTGCTCTGCTGTGCTCAGGGGCCTCATGGCCACTCTGCTAGCCCACTGGGAGGCATCCCGCGAAGCATCAACCACCGACTCTCCGTGGCACCTGCAGGCCTCCTGCCTACTGGTGTCTTGCATGGGAGAGGGTCAACTCCTGCCTCCGGTCCTGGCCAACGTCCATGAAGCTTTTCCCCATTTGAATCCCTTTGAGGTGAGGCTGCTGCTCCTCGCTGTGTGGGAGTATGTGAGGGGAAACGGGCCGCTTCCGCAGAAGTTTGTCTTCAGCTCAGAAAAGGGCATGTTCTGCAGAGATTTCTCCAGGGACGGTGACGTGGCAAGATACGTGGCACCAATTCACAGCGTCCTGCATAAAAACATTGACAGACTGGGACACCTGTGCTGGAGATTCCAGCTTTGA